In Aspergillus oryzae RIB40 DNA, chromosome 6, one genomic interval encodes:
- a CDS encoding uncharacterized protein (predicted protein), translating into MRRLKKKRSDSQRGLTLRFQNTSHARHAPPEAIQSKLTPMMMMMNILRRITRLLASQNSNECTITLAKPGTKYQDYLTDPTSYGNGKEVSVKMQEYGPYNMTIADEVRPFAKVHLAFTLVSQ; encoded by the exons atgaggagattgaagaagaagaggagcgACAGCCAGAGGGGGCTGACTCTGCGCTTCCAGAATACCTCCCACGCCAGGCACGCTCCACCAGAGGCAATCCAAAGTAAACTTactccgatgatgatgatgatgaatatTCTTCGTCGGATAAC TCGATTACTGGCTTCCCAAAACAGTAATGAATGCACCATCACTCTGGCAAAGCCAGGAACGAAGTATCAGGACTACCTTACTGACCCCACGTCATATGGGAATGGGAAGGAAGTTTCCGTCAAGATGCAGGAATATGGCCCCTATAATATGACAATTGCAGATGAGGTGCGACCCTTTGCAAAGGTCCATTTGGCATTCACTCTCGTTTCCCAGTAA